ATAACCGAGGCGCACACCTGCGGCGCCCATGGTTTTCGACAGCGTGCGCAGGATCAGAAGGTTTGAGAATTCGCCCAGGAGATCGGTATAGGGTTCGTCATCGAATTCATAATAGGCTTCATCGGCCAGGAACATGACCTTCGGAAACTCTTTCAGGAGAGCCCGGAATTCCGCCTTCGGAAGTCCCGTCCCGGTCGGGTTATTGGGCGACGCGAAGACCACGAGGGATCCATCTGGCAAGGCCGGCAGACGATCGCGGCGATAATGGAAATTTTCATCCAGATCCCAGGTCTCGAAGGGAATGCCTGCGTAGTGGCAGTGCGATTCAAAAAGTGCGAAGGACGGACGGGCGATCACGACCTTGCCGGGCAGTTTACGGCCCAAAGCATCGAAGATCAGCGCGATCAGATGATTGGAGCCGGGACTCGTGATCAAACATTCAGGACGGACGCCGACGTACTGAGCGAGGATTTCCGTCAGCGAAGCCGCCATGGATTCGGGATAACGGTTCCATTCCTTCTGTTTCAGGCTGGCGAGAATCTTATCCTTCAGCTGCGCGGGCCAATCCCATGGGCTTTCGTTCTGATCGAGCTTGATCGTGATGCCCTGGGGCGCATCAATTTTATAGGGTTTGGCGGCCAGAAGACTCGGCTGAAAATAACTGCCGAGCCAATTCATGTCAGGGCTTTTGGGTTGCAGCACATTCGGGGATACCATGACTCACCTTTTCTCAAGCAAAGAGGCCGCGGCGCTGCAAGAGATCGTAAACCACGATCGAGCAGGCGTTGGCCAGATTCAAACTGCGCACATGAGGATGGAACATCGGGATGCGGTAAAGCTGGTCTTTGAAGCGCTCGTGAAATTCCGGCGGAAAGCCCGATGTCTCACGGCCGAAAACCAGGACCTCCGTATCAACGGGCATCTCGTTATAAAGTTTGGTGGCAAACTTGGAAAAAAAGGCCACGCGGCCGGGATAAGCCTGCACCAATGGATCTATGCTGTCATGGATTTCCAGGTCCAAAAACGGCCAGTAATCGAGCCCCGGGCGCCGTAGATTTTTATCGCTGGTGCCAAAGCCGAAGGGCTTGATCAGATGCAGGCGGCACGAGGTGGCGGCCGCCAGGCGACCGATGCTGCCGGTGTTCTGGGGAATCTCGGGTTGAAAAAGACAGATCTGCGGGTGTCCTGGTTTCATGCTTTGTTGGCTTTTTGTTTGCTATGGGTTGCCACAAAGCGGCGGTATTGGATTCGAAGGGTCAGCATGGAAACCGCGTTCACCAGGAAGTGGCAAATGAGGGAAGGCCAAAGGTTGCCCGTGGAATCGAACATCCAGCCCAGCATCAGACCCGAGATGATCGCCCACAAGGTCCACACCGAAATCAGACCCTGCGGTCCCAGGTGCAAAAGACCAAAGAGCAGCGAGGTCCCGATCAGGCCAAGGACGGGCTGCACCGCCGCGCGGAATAAAAGTTCCTCGCCGATGGCTGAAATAAAGGCTAAATAAAGCGCGACAGGAATCGTCGCGCTGCCGATCATCTGCATCAGCACATGACGAAAAATCTTGAAAGATGGAAACTGCTCTTCGAACAGATAATTCGCAATCAAAAGGACTGCGGCACCCAAAAATCCAAGACCCACGAGGGTCGCCAGAGCCGGCATCTCGGCTGGCAGCGTCAGGATCTTTTTCAGAGAATGATGGCGGTAAAGACTGACCATCGCGCCAACGCCGGCCATTCCCACATAGAACACCGAGGAGGACAGTACAAAGTTACCCATCTGTTCGATGTTACTGGTCTCGTTGCCAGCGTCATTTTGATCTTGCATAAAGTGCCTTTATGACCTTGAGTGCGGCTATCTGCAGGCTGCCCCCTGGTTTAATCAAAGTCCCTGGCTTTTTTCCAACGAAAAATGCCGTAAGGCCGGGTAATATCCGGCGTCCAACAATGTCTGGAGGTCGACCTCATGCATTCCGCCCCACTGACTCGAATTCTCGCAACGATCTGGCTTCTTTCCGCGGCCGACCTTAGGGCTGTGTCCAAACCCCAGCCTTTGACCGAGGCCGCAGGCGAGGTCATCACCTGGATTGAAAGCGTCGACCCGTCGACCCAAACGCAAAAGGAAGTCTGGGATAAGATTCGCAAGGCCCTCGAAACCGCAGGTCGCGAAGCGGAATCCGAAGCCGGCCTGAAACTGAGCGTCAGCAGCATCCTGGAGCACTGGAATGGCAAAAGCTTCCGCATCCTCGACGAGGCCGATCCCCAAAGCTGGGCCCTCTCGTCGCAAGACCAGGCCTTTCCTGACTTAGGTGCCGCATGGAAGGCCCGCGGCAACAAATGGACCGTGCAGTATGTCGGGCGTCACGGTCAAAAGCTTTTTCGTCGCGGCGATGCGGTGAAAACTGTCGGCTTTCATCCTATTCAAAGTGCCAGGACTCAAAAGCTCAGTCTTGAGGTCCAGAATAATCCTATGAGTGCGCCGCGCAAGCTGGAATTGAATGTTCGTCCTCAGCCTTTTGCGGATTACGTTCTGGCGGAAACTCAGGCCGCGGGCACCATGATGACCCAGGAAAAAAATCGCATCTGCCTGCAGAAGGCCTGGTTCTGGATGAACGATGCGGTGAATGCGCATCTGCTCTCGCGCGTCAGCTTTCAAACGGCGAACTGCACGGCCCAGCTCATAGATCTGCGCGATGCTTTTGGCCTGGAGCCGACCGGCCCCTTGAAAATCTCGAAAAAAATCCCGACCGTCGTGCTCATCAACCACGACACGCGGGAAGGTGCCGCCCGTTTTGCTCTGCGTTTGAAAAAGGAGCTGAATGCTCGGATCATCGGTGAACCCACGGGCCAAACCGTTCTGCCGGAAAAACTCCAGACTCTTAAAAGTCTTCCCTGGACGGTGATTGCCTATGCCGGCACGGGCGCTCCGGTGGAACCGGATGCCGTGGTCAAGGATTCGCTGGTTTATGCGGATGGACTGGACGCCGCTTTCGAGGAAGGCCTGCGTTGGATCCGCGGCGAACTCGGTCTGCGTTAAAAGACAGGACCTTCATCCTGCCTCGATAAAGGCATCCGGCTGCTCGCGGCCGGATCTTTCGTTCGCAGCGTATAAATCCTCGCGATCATCGTAAACAGAGCCGCCCAAAAAAGCCCCGCGCACCAGCCCGCGATCACATCACTCGGATAATGCACACCCAAATAGATGCGGCTCAGGCCGACGATAAACGATAAAAAGAGTCCCACCAGAAGAAAATAACTCTTCAATCTCTTGCGCGTGACGAGTTCGGTCAGGAGTGCGCCCAAAGTCAAATAGACAACGGCGGACAGCATGGAATGCCCACTCGGAAAACTATAGGTCAGGACATTCGTGCCATGCGAAACGATATCCGGGCGCGGCCTCGAAAAAAAGAGTTTCAGCGAATGACTCACCAGCACACCGCTGCCCGCGGCGCCGAGCACGAAAAGTGACGCCTTGTAGCGGCGAATCAGGATCAGAAAGATCATAACGAAACTGACAAAGAGCATCAGAACCACAAAGCTGCCCAAAGCGGAAATATCCCGAACCGCCCCTTCGAGCCACAAAGGCCCGATGGGATC
This Oligoflexus sp. DNA region includes the following protein-coding sequences:
- a CDS encoding pyridoxal phosphate-dependent aminotransferase translates to MVSPNVLQPKSPDMNWLGSYFQPSLLAAKPYKIDAPQGITIKLDQNESPWDWPAQLKDKILASLKQKEWNRYPESMAASLTEILAQYVGVRPECLITSPGSNHLIALIFDALGRKLPGKVVIARPSFALFESHCHYAGIPFETWDLDENFHYRRDRLPALPDGSLVVFASPNNPTGTGLPKAEFRALLKEFPKVMFLADEAYYEFDDEPYTDLLGEFSNLLILRTLSKTMGAAGVRLGYAIGSPELISLLTKLRLPYLLNHFTMEAARVMLTDPEMKAFVARNIDNARRERERVFQALKGLPCHGMQVINSKANFLLMRWPDQKDTDRVYLGLKEHGILLRNVSSGPGLKGCLRVSIGTAEENDIFLKAMARL
- a CDS encoding tRNA (cytidine(34)-2'-O)-methyltransferase; the encoded protein is MKPGHPQICLFQPEIPQNTGSIGRLAAATSCRLHLIKPFGFGTSDKNLRRPGLDYWPFLDLEIHDSIDPLVQAYPGRVAFFSKFATKLYNEMPVDTEVLVFGRETSGFPPEFHERFKDQLYRIPMFHPHVRSLNLANACSIVVYDLLQRRGLFA
- a CDS encoding CPBP family intramembrane glutamic endopeptidase; translation: MQDQNDAGNETSNIEQMGNFVLSSSVFYVGMAGVGAMVSLYRHHSLKKILTLPAEMPALATLVGLGFLGAAVLLIANYLFEEQFPSFKIFRHVLMQMIGSATIPVALYLAFISAIGEELLFRAAVQPVLGLIGTSLLFGLLHLGPQGLISVWTLWAIISGLMLGWMFDSTGNLWPSLICHFLVNAVSMLTLRIQYRRFVATHSKQKANKA
- a CDS encoding phosphatase PAP2 family protein is translated as MLKTSYQTGRRILSWLREFDARLLLATLLTAASLFVFLEIADEVMEGETQSLDERIIVSLREPQDLNDPIGPLWLEGAVRDISALGSFVVLMLFVSFVMIFLILIRRYKASLFVLGAAGSGVLVSHSLKLFFSRPRPDIVSHGTNVLTYSFPSGHSMLSAVVYLTLGALLTELVTRKRLKSYFLLVGLFLSFIVGLSRIYLGVHYPSDVIAGWCAGLFWAALFTMIARIYTLRTKDPAASSRMPLSRQDEGPVF